The following proteins are encoded in a genomic region of Coffea eugenioides isolate CCC68of chromosome 6, Ceug_1.0, whole genome shotgun sequence:
- the LOC113775732 gene encoding thioredoxin-like protein AAED1, chloroplastic: protein MAIPLPLPLPLPLPLGATTPLLNHHHHHQVAVPVRRRRHAVRNDSMSLVAAAPTTLVFQPQFDSAVYNYKKKPIINAAFPSSSALTRTKRLHIIVPRAVSASPGAESSEVTSENLLDGVQVFDLNGSKVAISELWRDRKAVVAFARHFGCVLCRRRAGYLASHKEKMDAAGVAPALIGPGSVDQARAFAEQTKFRGEVYADPSHSSYEALRFVSGVSTTFTPGAGLKIIQAYMEGYRQDWGLSFEKETRTRGGWQQGGIIVAGPGKHNISYIHKDKEAGDDPDIEDVLRACCP, encoded by the exons ATGGCaattcctcttcctcttcctcttcctcttcctcttcctcttggtGCCACCACACCACTCctgaatcatcatcatcatcatcaagtCGCCGTGCCAGTGCGGCGGCGTCGTCATGCTGTACGAAACGACAGTATGAGCTTAGTTGCAGCAGCTCCAACAACACTAGTGTTTCAGCCACAATTCGATTCTGCTGTCTACAATTACAAGAAGAAGCCAATCATCAACGCTGCCTTCCCATCATCATCCGCTCTTACTCGAACTAAAAGGCTTCACATTATTGTTCCCCGCGCTGTATCCGCTTCTCCTG GAGCTGAATCTTCTGAGGTGACGTCCGAAAACTTGTTAGACGGCGTGCAAGTCTTTGACTTGAATGGAAGTAAGGTTGCCATTTCTGAGCTGTGGAGAGACAGGAAAGCTGTCGTTGCATTTGCTCGCCATTTTGG CTGTGTGCTTTGTCGCAGAAGGGCTGGTTATCTTGCTTCTCACAAG GAGAAAATGGATGCAGCTGGTGTGGCACCGGCTTTAATTGGACCGGGTAGTGTGGATCAG GCAAGGGCATTTGCTGAGCAAACAAAATTCAGAGGAG AAGTATACGCAGATCCCAGCCACTCATCATACGAGGCACTCAGATTTGTTTCTGGTGTTTCAACAACATTTACTCCTGGG GCTGGCCTGAAAATAATACAAGCGTACATGGAAGGTTATCGACAAGATTGGGGGCTTTCCTTTGAGAAGGAAACTAGGACAAGAGGTGGCTG GCAGCAAGGTGGGATCATAGTTGCAGGTCCTGGTAAACATAATATATCGTACATCCACAAG GACAAAGAAGCCGGAGATGATCCAGATATAGAGGACGTCTTGAGAGCATGTTGTCCGTAA